Genomic DNA from Alistipes indistinctus YIT 12060:
GCGGCGGAGTCGCTCCGGGCCTGAAAACCGAAATTCCGGCGATCGAAGCGGCCACCCGGTTTACCGTTTTCAATTTCTCAGACAAAGAGGATGTCTTTTTCACCGAAGACGAAGAGCGTCGCTCCGGGAAATTCATCATGGCGGACTCCTGCTTCTTCGACGTGCTGCCACGCCCTATGCTGATCGGAAACGCCAAAGAGGTGCTCGCCCGGCCGATGTACGCGCTCGTTTCGGAAACGCTGGCCCGCAGTATCGGGCACGGAGAAAACGTCGTGGGGAAAAACATCCGGCTGGACAGCTACCCGAACAACACGATCATCATAGGTGGGATATTTGAAGAGATGCCCGAAAACAGCCACATCCAATACGATGCGATCGTCTCACTAGCCTCTATTTCCAAGTTTTTCTGGGACGGAACCGACAATTGGATAGGCAACGAGCGCTACGGCAGTTTCGTCAAATTGCATCCCAGTGCCAGCCCCGAAAGCATAACGCCGGCCATAGAGAAAGCCAAAGGAAAATACCTGGACACAGAATCCCTGCAAAAAGCCGGTTACCAAGTATCTTACACATTACAACCGCTGACCGGATTGCACAGCAGCGATCCGGCCACCGGGCGGATGAGCGTAATGCTAGCTCTGCTGGCTTTCGCGCTGTTGTTCACAGCCGTGATGAATTACATCCTGATCGTCATCTCGTCGATGGTAGGGCGCAGCAAGCAGGTGGCCATCCAAAAGTGTTACGGAGCCTCGGGCCGCAATATCTCGGGATCGATCCTGACCGAAACGTTATTGCACCTGTTCCTGTCGCTGGGCATAGCGGTTCTGTTCGTCATCGCATTCCGGACGACGGCTGAAGAGTTGCTGAACGTCCGGATTTCAAGCCTCCTTTCGTGGAGCAGCGGAGTAATCCTGACGGGAGTATGTCTGATCGTATTCATCATCACAGGCCTGATTCCCTCCAGCCTCTTCTCCCGCATTCCGGTGGCAACGGCCTTCCGGCGCTACAGCAAATCGAAGCGACACTGGAAACGGGCCCTACTGCTCGTCCAGTTCACGGCCTGCACACTGCTGACCATCCTGTTGATTATCATCGTACGGCAATATCATATGCTGGTGAACGACAATCCGGGCTACTCCTTCGACCGGCTGCTCTATTGCCAAACCGAAGGCGTCGCCCCGGCAGCCCGCGCCAAAGCGATCGAAGAGCTCAGGCGCCTGCCGTGCGTCGAACGGGTCTCCTCAGCCGACGCATTGCCCGTATTCGGGTCGGGAGGTAACAATGCCTTCTACGACGACAAAAAGGCTTTCAATTTTTCGGATCTTTCGGAAGTGGACACGGCCTATTTCGCGACGATGAACATCCCGATCATCGACGGCCGGAGATTCGAATCAGGCAGCTACAAATCTCCTTCGATCATGGTCAGCCGCGCGTGGGCCGACAAAATGGTGACCGTTTCGGGCTGGAAAAACGGCGTCACAGGCAAAACCGTCCGGATGACCCAACACGGCAACGTACTGATTACCGGAGTATACGACGACATTCGAATCGGGGGGAGCGGCCTGCACGACGACCCGTCAATCCTCGTGTACAGCAATCAGCCGCAGCGCTTTATCCTGATCCGGCTGTACGAAATGTCGCAGGAAAACATCCGGCGGGTAAGCGACCTGCTGACCCGCACGTTGACCGGGAAAGACATCGTCGTGATTCCATATAAAGCGGAGATAGCCTATCTCTATAACGATTCGCGGCTGTACCGCAATTCGGTTCTCATCGGGGGAATCATCACGCTGATCATTTCGGTTATCGGCCTGATCGGTTACGTTCGCGACGAGACCGTGCGGCGCAGCAAGGAGATCGCCTTGCGCAAGGTGAACGGTGCGACTGCAGGACAGATCATCGGCATGCTGACACGCGAAGTCTGCCTGTTGGCCCTGACCGGCGCCCTGGCCGGAGGTGCGCTCGCGTACCTGGCCGCAAGGAAATGGCTCGAACAATTCCCCGAAAAGATCGCGCTGTCGGCGTGGATATTCCTCGCCGGAATTCTTTTCATGCTGCTGATCGTCACAGGCTGCGTCATCCTCCAGTCCTGGCGCATCGCAACCGAAAATCCCGTCAACGCGATCAAAGCCGAATAAACAGACACCAAAATCCGTCCACACACTATACTACGCCAAGTTATGCAACTGATTCTGCGAAACTTTATAACCATCCTCAAACGCTTCAAAACGGCAAGCATCCTCAACGTCCTGGGGCTGTCAACGGCTTTCGCGGCTTTCCTCATTCTCCTGATGCAGGTTCGCTATGAACAGAGTTTCGATAAGTTCCACTCGAAAGCGGAACGTATTTACCGCCTGGAAGCGCAGGACGAAGAGGCGGGACGTACCTTATATGCCTGTATCCTGTCGCGCCCGCAAATCGAAGAGTTCGCCGCCTCTTCGCCGCACATCGCAGCCGGAGCGCTGACCGAAGACCAGGATGAGGTTTACCTGACCGTGAAACAGGGTGACCACCCGACGGGAATGCGCGAGCAGATGGTACTCTGCACCCCGGAGCTGGCGCAAATTTTCGATTTTGCCATGCTCGAAGGAGATACCACCGCCCTGCGCACTCCGGATCAGGTCCTCATTCCCCAAAGCATGGCCCGCAGGATGTTCGGCCACCGACCGGCCTATGGAGCGCAAATTACTTACGGATCGGAGCGCCTGACCGTCGGGGGCGTCTACCGGGATTTCCCGCGCAACACCCAAATCCACAATGCGCTGTACCGCAACATGGGCAAGCGGTTCGCCAACCAGCGGGGCATGTGGGCATTCAAGGGATACATCCTGCTCGACAGGGCCGCAAACAAGCAGCAAGTTGTGGACAACTACATGAAGAACTATGTGGCACCCCATCCCGACCAACGGCAAAAAGACTACCGGTTAACGCTGCTCTCCGACGTTTATTACACGAACGACTCCGAAGACATGACCCCGCAAACGCATGGGGACAAAGCGCAGACACGCCTGCTGCTGATCGTGGCGTTCCTGGTAATCGCCATCGCAGCGATCAACTTCATCAACTTCACCACGGCACTCGCTCCGATGCGCATCAAGAGCATCAACACACAAAAGGTGTTGGGCTGTTCCACGGGAATCCTGCGTGCCGGACTTATTTTCGAAGCCGTCGGGCTGAGCCTGATCGCTTATCTGGTCGCACTGGTTATCGTCCATGTGCTGTCATTGACCTCTTATGCCGACCTGATCTCGGCGGACATGGCCCTCACGGCCAACCTGCCGCTGGCAGCTTATGTCGCCGCAGGCGCATTGCTGGCGGGCCTGATCGCCGGACTCTATCCGGCCTGGTACATTACTTCCTTTCCGCCGGCCCTGGTACTGAAAGGTTCTTTCGGGCTTTCGCCAAAAGGGAAACGATTGCGAACCGTTTTGATTTCCATCCAGTTCATCGTATCGATCGTCCTGATTATCTCACTGCTGTTCGTCAAGATACAAACCCGTTACATGCAAACCACCCCGCTGGGATTCGACAAAGACAACATCGCCATCACGGAAATCAGCCCCGATATTTACCGCAACCACCGCGAGGCACTGACCGACAGGCTCGAATCGTTCCCGGGCATTACACATGTCAGTTACGCAAACAAAAAGTTGTGCAATTCGGACGATTACGGTGTTCAAGGCATTATGGATCAAGGGATAAACATCCATTTCGGCATTATGGCCGTCTCCCATAACTTCCTGACGACGATGAGCATCCCGATCATCGACGGCCGGAATTTCACCGATGTCGACGCCCGCAAGCAGGATGCGGCCACCCTGATCTGCAATCAAAAAATGGTCCTGGGGAATCCCCAACTTATCCCCGGGAAGCGCCTTGCAGACGGATTTGTCGCGGACATCGTAGGAACCTCTGCCGACATGCATTTCACCTCGCTGAGGAAACCGGTCGATCCGTTTGCCCTGATGCTGGTCTCAACAAAAAGTTCCCAGGTATTGAATTTCTGTTATGTGAAAATCAAAGCCGGCACCGACCTTAAGGCTGCGGTCGGACACATCAACCAGTCGATCCACGCCATCGACCCGGCCTACCCGGTGAACGTGGAGTTCTTCGACAATGTGTTGAATGCACTGTACCAGGGTGAAATCAAACTGAACCGACAAATTACCCTATTCAGCCTGCTGGCGATTCTCATTTCGATGATTGGCGTTTTCGGGCTCGTCATCTTCGACACGCAATACCGCCGCAAGGAGATCGGGATCCGCAAGGTATTCGGCGCGACAGTCGGAGAAATCCTCACGATGTTCAACAGGACTTATCTCTACATTGTTGCCGTCTGCTTCGTAATCGCCGTACCGGTAGCGTGGTACGAAATAAAACTCTGGCTGCAAAATTTCGCCTACCAACCCCCCATCCGCATCTGGGTTTTTGCCGTAGCGCTGCTGGTCGTACTGGCTGTCACTATCCTCACCGTCACGCTGCAAAGCTATAAAGCTGCGACCGAAAACCCCGCTCAATCCATCAAAACAGACTAAATATAAAACAATCCGGGAATATTCCTATCTTCAAATACCATCGCAAGGACATGAAACTGATTATTCGCAACTTTTCAACACTGCTCAAACGTTTTCGCCTGGCCAGTACGCTCAACATCCTGGGTTTGGCAGTCGCTTTCGCCGCATTCACCGTTATCCTGATGCAGGTGAACTACGAACGGGGATTCGACAAATTCCACTCGAAGGCCGACCGCATTTACCGGCTCGAAGGACTCGACACCGACCATGAACGGGCTTACTTCGCAAGCACGCATTCCCGCCCCGTGATCGACGAATTCATCCGTTCCTCGCCACACATCCGAACCGGCACACTGGTTTCCGATTGGGGACAGCAATACATCACGGTAGAACGCAACGGGGCGAAAACAGGTTTCTTCGAATATTCACTGCCCTGCTTCCCCGAGATCGTGCAGATTTTCGACTTCAAAATGATCGAAGGGGATACTTCGGTACTGCGCAAACCCGCCTATGCACTTATATCCAGCAGTATGGCGGAACGGTTGTACGGTACGGAACCGGCCCTCGACAAACAATTCACCTACGCCGGAACGACCTTCACGGTCGGAGGTGTTTACCGGGACTTTCCCCGGAACAGCCAACTCAAAAATGGTTTTTATTACAATTTCGGACCAGGAGCTACGAACGATTGGGGCAACTGGAGTTACAAGGCCTATATCCTGCTGGACGATCCGGCCAACAAAGAGGCGGTCGTGGAGAACCACCGGCAAAATTATGTCCGCAAACAGGACAATCCCGACCACTACGCTACCGACTACCGCCTGAACTTGCTCTCGGATGTTTTCTACTCGAACGACGTGGACGGCATGAGCCCGGAAACGAACGGTGACCGGAGCCAGACTCGGCTGTTGCTGATCGTGGCCTTCCTGGTAATCGCCATCGCAGCGATCAATTTCGTCAATTTCGCCACGGCACTGACCCCGATGCGGATCAAGAGCATCAATACGCAAAAAGTGCTGGGCAGCCCCAACAGTCATCTGCGCTGGGGATTGATCCTCGAGGCGGTCGGGATCAGCCTGATCGCATACCTGATCGCCCTGATTATTGTTTACCTGCTCTCCGTCTCCTCGTTCGCTACGCTCATTACGGCCGATATGACCCTACAGGCCAATGGGCACCTGCTGTTACTGACGGCCGGCGTCGCGCTGGCGATCGGTTTCATTGCAGGCTCCTACCCGGCCTGGTACATCACTTCGTTCCCGCCCGCGCTGGTGCTGAAAGGCTCTTTCGGCCTCTCCCCCAAAGGGCGAAAACTTCGCACCGTTCTGATTTCGATCCAGTTCATCGTTTCGATCATCCTGATTATCTCGCTGCTGTTCGTCAAGTTACAGACCCGTTACATGAAAACCACACCGGCCGGATACGACCGCGACAACATAGCCGTCGTAGGGCTAAGCCCGGAAATAGCCAAAACACAAACCGAAGTACTGTCCAACCGGCTCAAAGAATATGCGGCTGTGGAGGATGTAACGTTCGCTCACCAACTATTGGGCGGCTCCGACGACTACATGGGCTGGGGAAGAGGGTATAAAGACGGAGACGTCCACTTTAACGCATTCCCCGTTTCGCCCGATTTTCTGAAATTCATGCGCATCCATATCGCCGAAGGCCGGGACTTCAGCGAATCCGATCTGCTCAAACCGGACTCGGAAGGCACGCTGGTCATCAACCGCACGATGCAGCAGGAATACGGCCTGGAACTCGGAGACATTATACGACGGAACATGGAAGTGGTCGGGATCATCGACGATATCAACTACACTTCGATGCGCAAACCGATCGAAGCGCAGGTATTCGTGCTCCAACCCGATATATTCAAATACAAAATGCCGCTCTACGTCTGTTATGTCCGGCTCCGGCCCGGGACCGACCTGCCGGTAGCCGTCGAACAGATCAAAAAAACGGTCGCGTC
This window encodes:
- a CDS encoding ABC transporter permease, translating into MKNITLAYRSLFKKGRSNGIKILSLGVGLAVGLVLIAKIYFEQTYDDFYPAADRIYRIYGNYSMPGEEGGEPSLMLSGYTSGGVAPGLKTEIPAIEAATRFTVFNFSDKEDVFFTEDEERRSGKFIMADSCFFDVLPRPMLIGNAKEVLARPMYALVSETLARSIGHGENVVGKNIRLDSYPNNTIIIGGIFEEMPENSHIQYDAIVSLASISKFFWDGTDNWIGNERYGSFVKLHPSASPESITPAIEKAKGKYLDTESLQKAGYQVSYTLQPLTGLHSSDPATGRMSVMLALLAFALLFTAVMNYILIVISSMVGRSKQVAIQKCYGASGRNISGSILTETLLHLFLSLGIAVLFVIAFRTTAEELLNVRISSLLSWSSGVILTGVCLIVFIITGLIPSSLFSRIPVATAFRRYSKSKRHWKRALLLVQFTACTLLTILLIIIVRQYHMLVNDNPGYSFDRLLYCQTEGVAPAARAKAIEELRRLPCVERVSSADALPVFGSGGNNAFYDDKKAFNFSDLSEVDTAYFATMNIPIIDGRRFESGSYKSPSIMVSRAWADKMVTVSGWKNGVTGKTVRMTQHGNVLITGVYDDIRIGGSGLHDDPSILVYSNQPQRFILIRLYEMSQENIRRVSDLLTRTLTGKDIVVIPYKAEIAYLYNDSRLYRNSVLIGGIITLIISVIGLIGYVRDETVRRSKEIALRKVNGATAGQIIGMLTREVCLLALTGALAGGALAYLAARKWLEQFPEKIALSAWIFLAGILFMLLIVTGCVILQSWRIATENPVNAIKAE
- a CDS encoding ABC transporter permease, encoding MQLILRNFITILKRFKTASILNVLGLSTAFAAFLILLMQVRYEQSFDKFHSKAERIYRLEAQDEEAGRTLYACILSRPQIEEFAASSPHIAAGALTEDQDEVYLTVKQGDHPTGMREQMVLCTPELAQIFDFAMLEGDTTALRTPDQVLIPQSMARRMFGHRPAYGAQITYGSERLTVGGVYRDFPRNTQIHNALYRNMGKRFANQRGMWAFKGYILLDRAANKQQVVDNYMKNYVAPHPDQRQKDYRLTLLSDVYYTNDSEDMTPQTHGDKAQTRLLLIVAFLVIAIAAINFINFTTALAPMRIKSINTQKVLGCSTGILRAGLIFEAVGLSLIAYLVALVIVHVLSLTSYADLISADMALTANLPLAAYVAAGALLAGLIAGLYPAWYITSFPPALVLKGSFGLSPKGKRLRTVLISIQFIVSIVLIISLLFVKIQTRYMQTTPLGFDKDNIAITEISPDIYRNHREALTDRLESFPGITHVSYANKKLCNSDDYGVQGIMDQGINIHFGIMAVSHNFLTTMSIPIIDGRNFTDVDARKQDAATLICNQKMVLGNPQLIPGKRLADGFVADIVGTSADMHFTSLRKPVDPFALMLVSTKSSQVLNFCYVKIKAGTDLKAAVGHINQSIHAIDPAYPVNVEFFDNVLNALYQGEIKLNRQITLFSLLAILISMIGVFGLVIFDTQYRRKEIGIRKVFGATVGEILTMFNRTYLYIVAVCFVIAVPVAWYEIKLWLQNFAYQPPIRIWVFAVALLVVLAVTILTVTLQSYKAATENPAQSIKTD
- a CDS encoding ABC transporter permease — translated: MKLIIRNFSTLLKRFRLASTLNILGLAVAFAAFTVILMQVNYERGFDKFHSKADRIYRLEGLDTDHERAYFASTHSRPVIDEFIRSSPHIRTGTLVSDWGQQYITVERNGAKTGFFEYSLPCFPEIVQIFDFKMIEGDTSVLRKPAYALISSSMAERLYGTEPALDKQFTYAGTTFTVGGVYRDFPRNSQLKNGFYYNFGPGATNDWGNWSYKAYILLDDPANKEAVVENHRQNYVRKQDNPDHYATDYRLNLLSDVFYSNDVDGMSPETNGDRSQTRLLLIVAFLVIAIAAINFVNFATALTPMRIKSINTQKVLGSPNSHLRWGLILEAVGISLIAYLIALIIVYLLSVSSFATLITADMTLQANGHLLLLTAGVALAIGFIAGSYPAWYITSFPPALVLKGSFGLSPKGRKLRTVLISIQFIVSIILIISLLFVKLQTRYMKTTPAGYDRDNIAVVGLSPEIAKTQTEVLSNRLKEYAAVEDVTFAHQLLGGSDDYMGWGRGYKDGDVHFNAFPVSPDFLKFMRIHIAEGRDFSESDLLKPDSEGTLVINRTMQQEYGLELGDIIRRNMEVVGIIDDINYTSMRKPIEAQVFVLQPDIFKYKMPLYVCYVRLRPGTDLPVAVEQIKKTVASLDPAYPTDVRFFDNVLDTLYKNELRLDRQITLFSLLAIIISIIGVFGLVIFDTQYRRGEIGVRKVFGATVGEILAMFNKTYVRIIAVCFVIAAPIAYYEVSLWLKNFASRTPVHIWVFAAALLIVLSITLLTVTLQSYKAATENPANAVKSE